The proteins below are encoded in one region of Rhodopirellula islandica:
- a CDS encoding low molecular weight phosphatase family protein, with protein sequence MSMSELRTIGLFPSLDAFVQQRRTETDQIPEDRKGDLKQLAGYIRDEVQKLERVQLTFICTHNSRRSHLTQIWAKVAADLFGLENVQTFSGGTEATAMNPRVVESLKRTGFQVDVQTEDESNPTYAVRYADHSEPLLCFSKVYNESPNPTAQFAAVMTCSSADQACPYVPGCDLRLPIRYEDPKVSDDTPEEAEIYDGRSQQIAREMLYAMSLI encoded by the coding sequence GTGTCCATGAGTGAGCTGCGCACCATTGGTTTGTTCCCATCCTTGGATGCCTTTGTTCAACAACGTCGCACTGAGACGGACCAGATCCCCGAGGATCGCAAGGGCGATCTGAAGCAATTGGCTGGGTACATTCGCGACGAAGTTCAGAAGTTGGAACGGGTGCAATTGACCTTCATTTGCACCCACAATTCACGCCGCAGTCATTTGACCCAAATTTGGGCCAAGGTGGCCGCTGATCTGTTCGGGCTGGAGAACGTTCAAACGTTCTCTGGCGGCACCGAAGCGACGGCGATGAATCCTCGTGTGGTGGAGTCTTTAAAACGGACGGGGTTTCAGGTGGACGTCCAAACCGAGGATGAGAGCAATCCGACTTACGCCGTTCGCTATGCAGACCACAGCGAACCGTTGCTGTGCTTTTCGAAGGTTTACAACGAGTCGCCCAATCCGACCGCTCAATTTGCGGCGGTGATGACGTGTTCGAGCGCGGATCAGGCTTGCCCGTACGTCCCGGGATGCGACCTGAGGTTGCCGATCCGCTACGAGGATCCCAAGGTCTCCGATGACACGCCGGAAGAAGCTGAAATTTACGACGGACGCTCTCAGCAGATCGCCCGGGAAATGCTTTACGCCATGTCGTTGATTTGA
- the arsC gene encoding arsenate reductase (glutaredoxin) (This arsenate reductase requires both glutathione and glutaredoxin to convert arsenate to arsenite, after which the efflux transporter formed by ArsA and ArsB can extrude the arsenite from the cell, providing resistance.): MTTIYHNPRCTKSRQALQLLEEHGIEPEVIQYLDTPPSKKKLIEIVKLLGIPAEALVRKKEPLFKELNLGEQTLTDQQWIATMVEHPKLIERPIVIHNGQAAIGRPTENIVEILDA, encoded by the coding sequence ATGACCACGATCTACCACAACCCACGTTGCACCAAGTCTCGTCAAGCTCTGCAGCTACTCGAAGAACACGGCATCGAACCGGAAGTCATCCAATACTTGGACACACCGCCGAGCAAGAAGAAACTCATCGAGATCGTGAAGCTGCTGGGCATCCCAGCGGAAGCCTTGGTTCGCAAAAAGGAACCCCTCTTCAAAGAATTGAACCTGGGTGAACAAACGCTGACCGACCAACAATGGATCGCGACCATGGTGGAGCATCCCAAATTGATCGAGCGTCCGATCGTGATCCACAACGGCCAAGCAGCGATCGGTCGTCCCACTGAAAACATTGTTGAGATTCTCGACGCCTGA
- a CDS encoding alkene reductase, which yields MNTPSSNASQSALFQPLEMGGLTLPNRIVMAPLTRARAGVERMANEMMAEYYTQRASAGLIISEATVVSEQGIGWPQSPGIYTDEMAERWKLVVDSVHRAGGRIFLQLWHTGRASHSDFHDGELPVAPSAIAIEGDGVHTPSGKKPYEVPRALETSELPGIVEDYRQAAERAKSAGFDGVEVHSANGYLLDEFLQSKSNRRDDQYGGSIENRYRLLGEVVDAVTSVWPSDRVGVRLAPNGSFNDMGSPEYVEQFTYVARQLDGYGLAYLHVMDGTGFGFHELGPAMTLADFRKVFSGTLMGNVGYTRESAEEAIVDGAADLIAFGRPFISNPDLVERFANGWPLAETADMSVWYSHDAHGYTDFPTYEAAAPEDAVKVPTACNAE from the coding sequence ATGAACACCCCCAGTTCCAACGCATCCCAGTCCGCCTTGTTTCAGCCCCTTGAAATGGGCGGGCTGACTCTACCCAATCGCATCGTGATGGCACCCCTGACGCGAGCTCGCGCCGGGGTGGAACGGATGGCCAACGAGATGATGGCTGAGTACTACACCCAGCGAGCGTCGGCTGGTTTGATCATCAGCGAAGCCACCGTGGTTTCGGAGCAAGGCATTGGATGGCCTCAGTCACCGGGCATCTACACCGATGAAATGGCGGAACGATGGAAGCTCGTGGTCGATTCGGTTCATCGTGCGGGTGGCCGAATCTTCTTGCAGTTGTGGCACACTGGACGCGCTTCGCACAGTGATTTCCATGACGGTGAGTTGCCGGTGGCACCCTCGGCGATCGCGATCGAAGGCGACGGCGTGCACACTCCCTCAGGGAAGAAACCGTACGAGGTCCCGCGTGCTCTCGAAACCAGCGAATTGCCGGGCATTGTGGAGGACTATCGCCAAGCGGCCGAACGTGCGAAGTCAGCTGGGTTCGATGGCGTCGAAGTCCACTCTGCCAATGGGTACCTGTTGGACGAGTTTTTGCAGTCAAAATCCAATCGACGCGACGACCAGTACGGCGGAAGCATTGAGAATCGATATCGGTTGCTTGGCGAAGTGGTTGATGCCGTCACCAGTGTATGGCCCAGCGATCGAGTGGGTGTTCGCTTGGCACCCAATGGGTCATTCAACGACATGGGATCGCCAGAGTACGTCGAGCAGTTCACCTATGTGGCTCGTCAACTCGACGGGTATGGGCTGGCCTACTTGCACGTGATGGATGGCACCGGATTTGGTTTCCATGAACTTGGTCCCGCGATGACGCTGGCTGATTTTCGAAAGGTCTTCAGCGGTACGTTGATGGGCAACGTGGGCTACACCCGAGAGTCCGCGGAAGAGGCCATCGTGGACGGAGCAGCGGATCTGATTGCGTTCGGCCGGCCGTTCATCAGCAATCCTGACCTCGTCGAACGTTTCGCCAACGGTTGGCCTTTGGCTGAAACAGCCGACATGTCGGTTTGGTATTCGCACGACGCGCATGGCTACACGGACTTCCCAACCTATGAAGCTGCCGCGCCTGAGGACGCTGTCAAAGTACCGACAGCCTGCAACGCGGAATGA
- a CDS encoding efflux RND transporter periplasmic adaptor subunit produces the protein MNDASKQRPQWRWLRILGTIITCLAILGASAAAVFVINRTEPTAQQINATRKSAALVETIPAERGNYSPQVVVLGTVEPAQDITVSPRVSGQVIELSPEFIPGGMVRQGERLLRIDPADFENAISISNSELLQKDALWEIEQARQRLAVKELEMLEGTIDDTNRGLVLREPQIASIKAEMAAAKAAMERAQLDLDRTEVTAPFDAHVLSRSVNIGSQVGPGDELGRLIGLDEYWIMAAVPVRTLRWVQFPETAEDDVSIEGSKVILRHPDAWGPGVEREGRVARLIGTLDQQTRLARVLITVPDPLGRESKAPPLILDTLIETQIEGREIQDVVRLPRDYVRNQDTVWVMKDEQLEIRETQVVFRDAEYAYIRDGIEAGEDIVITTLATVANGVGLRKITTEEADPNVDSDETERATE, from the coding sequence ATGAATGATGCGTCGAAACAGCGACCTCAGTGGCGCTGGCTTCGCATCCTAGGAACCATCATCACCTGCTTGGCCATTTTGGGAGCGTCCGCCGCTGCGGTGTTCGTGATCAACCGAACCGAACCCACCGCCCAGCAGATCAATGCCACCCGAAAATCGGCGGCTTTGGTGGAAACCATCCCAGCGGAACGAGGCAATTATTCACCTCAAGTGGTGGTGCTTGGAACGGTCGAACCCGCCCAGGACATCACCGTCAGCCCGCGCGTCAGCGGACAAGTCATCGAACTTTCCCCGGAATTCATTCCCGGCGGCATGGTTCGTCAAGGCGAGCGCCTGCTGCGGATCGATCCAGCCGATTTCGAAAATGCAATCTCGATCAGCAACAGTGAATTGCTGCAGAAAGATGCCTTGTGGGAAATCGAACAGGCTCGCCAGCGGTTGGCCGTGAAAGAGCTGGAAATGCTCGAGGGCACCATTGACGACACCAACCGAGGCTTGGTGTTGCGTGAGCCACAAATCGCTTCCATCAAAGCGGAGATGGCCGCAGCCAAGGCCGCGATGGAACGCGCCCAATTGGATCTTGATCGGACGGAGGTCACCGCTCCCTTCGACGCTCATGTTCTTTCCCGTTCGGTCAACATCGGTTCACAAGTTGGTCCCGGGGACGAACTCGGCCGCCTGATTGGTCTGGACGAATACTGGATCATGGCCGCTGTTCCGGTGCGGACTCTGCGTTGGGTTCAATTCCCCGAGACAGCGGAGGATGACGTTTCGATCGAAGGTTCCAAAGTCATCCTTCGACACCCAGATGCCTGGGGTCCAGGCGTCGAGCGAGAAGGGCGGGTCGCCCGGCTGATTGGCACTCTCGATCAACAAACACGCCTGGCCCGCGTTCTGATCACCGTGCCGGATCCACTCGGTCGTGAATCCAAGGCGCCGCCATTGATTCTCGACACGTTGATCGAAACCCAAATCGAAGGCCGCGAAATCCAAGACGTCGTGCGATTGCCACGCGACTACGTTCGCAATCAAGACACCGTCTGGGTCATGAAAGACGAACAACTCGAGATTCGGGAAACGCAGGTTGTCTTTCGGGATGCAGAGTACGCCTACATTCGCGACGGGATCGAAGCGGGCGAAGACATCGTGATCACGACCCTGGCAACCGTGGCCAATGGAGTTGGACTGCGGAAGATCACGACTGAGGAAGCCGACCCGAACGTGGACTCTGACGAAACTGAGAGGGCAACCGAGTGA
- a CDS encoding TolC family protein: MVRLARFLPARWLIALLLVGAGCANPDNTWTFQSQTPPPFSAEGEVVQPDRWWTSFNDPTLNAEIEVALQGNFTLAAALQRLHAARAVTRREASDLWPDLNGIADYGSTMGPGSDRSSFIWGLDAGYQVDLWGEIESRVDAERLRTSATREDYQAIALTLSAEIARTWFSLIEGHAQIELLNEQLDNNEMGLALQEARFASGLIRSPDVLRQRQLVEATLEQTVVEKVRIEVLEHQLAVLLGEMPQAAEYDPGSDLPALPPLPSTGLPSELLKRRPDVRRDYLAFRAADRDLASAISAQYPRINLTGSLLNVSESPETVFRDWFVSIGAQMIAPLFDGGQRRAEVDRNAAVKRELFNIYGQTMLNAFSEVEDALAQERYQLERIEHLVNQVELARQSSEQLREQYLISDATYLDVLSAITAQQRLQRELLSAQLDLVLIRVSLYLALAGDFDTRSQDFELLESTVEIIPETVVDE, encoded by the coding sequence ATGGTTCGATTAGCGAGGTTCCTACCCGCCCGGTGGCTGATTGCGTTGCTGCTGGTCGGTGCGGGCTGCGCCAACCCAGACAACACCTGGACGTTTCAATCTCAAACGCCGCCTCCGTTTTCCGCAGAAGGTGAAGTGGTTCAACCAGACCGCTGGTGGACCAGTTTCAACGACCCGACACTCAACGCCGAAATCGAAGTCGCGTTGCAAGGCAACTTCACTCTCGCGGCGGCACTGCAACGATTGCATGCGGCACGGGCTGTGACACGACGCGAAGCCTCGGATCTGTGGCCCGACTTGAATGGCATTGCGGACTATGGCAGCACCATGGGTCCGGGCAGTGATCGCTCCAGTTTCATCTGGGGATTGGACGCGGGGTACCAAGTCGACTTGTGGGGCGAAATCGAATCTCGTGTCGACGCGGAACGCTTGCGGACGTCTGCCACGCGAGAAGACTACCAGGCAATCGCGCTGACACTGTCGGCTGAGATCGCTCGGACGTGGTTCTCGCTGATCGAAGGCCACGCTCAGATCGAATTGCTCAACGAACAACTCGACAACAACGAAATGGGACTGGCACTGCAGGAAGCTCGTTTCGCCTCGGGACTGATTCGCAGCCCCGATGTGCTGCGGCAACGCCAACTGGTCGAAGCCACGCTGGAACAAACGGTAGTGGAAAAGGTCCGGATCGAAGTCCTGGAACATCAACTCGCTGTCCTGCTCGGCGAAATGCCTCAAGCCGCGGAATACGACCCCGGGTCCGATCTGCCGGCCCTGCCACCACTACCGTCCACGGGCCTGCCGTCGGAATTGCTGAAACGCCGTCCGGATGTTCGACGCGATTACCTGGCTTTCCGTGCCGCCGATCGAGACCTCGCATCCGCGATCAGTGCCCAGTACCCGCGGATCAACCTCACCGGCTCTCTGCTGAATGTGTCGGAATCCCCCGAGACTGTGTTCCGCGATTGGTTTGTTTCGATTGGTGCACAAATGATCGCCCCTCTGTTCGACGGTGGGCAACGTCGAGCCGAAGTCGACCGAAATGCGGCGGTGAAACGCGAACTATTCAATATTTATGGGCAAACCATGCTGAACGCTTTCAGCGAGGTGGAAGACGCACTGGCCCAGGAACGGTACCAACTCGAACGCATTGAACACCTGGTAAATCAGGTCGAACTGGCTCGCCAATCATCCGAGCAATTGCGTGAGCAGTACTTGATCAGCGACGCGACTTACCTGGATGTGCTCAGTGCGATCACCGCCCAGCAAAGATTGCAGCGCGAACTGCTTTCCGCTCAACTAGACTTGGTGCTCATTCGCGTCTCGCTGTACTTGGCGTTGGCCGGCGATTTTGACACCCGTTCGCAAGACTTTGAATTATTGGAATCCACCGTGGAAATCATTCCGGAGACCGTTGTCGATGAATGA
- a CDS encoding prenyltransferase/squalene oxidase repeat-containing protein → MNPLFRVAALGVLLGAGGAIQNGQSAYSQDTPPFPDTTRTIQKGLQHVEQAGERWIERRGCVSCHQVPTLIWSHQAARQSGVPVRLSNLAHWGRWSTDVVNFVKPAQKADVDHSATMASNIDTMTQLLLAMPRASAPPGQSALGEKDWRARFAQKLLKEQSEDGSWRACGQLPAQRRPTDETTATTTAWTALALMREPVEFDPATAVHFIDSIEQPKSAEYLATRLLLAHQMEPHLTDQPPTQTATQRWQAKLLKHQNDDGGWGWKLNEGSDALGTGYALHALAISGADSNALEHAAKYLVTTQEANGRWKVPGTKASAKGATTPTADDWGSAWAVIALSTVVKQDK, encoded by the coding sequence ATGAATCCTCTTTTCCGCGTTGCTGCGTTGGGTGTGTTGCTTGGGGCTGGTGGTGCGATCCAGAACGGCCAGTCTGCATACTCGCAAGACACGCCCCCCTTTCCGGACACCACGCGAACGATCCAAAAGGGATTGCAGCATGTCGAACAGGCCGGTGAACGCTGGATCGAAAGACGTGGCTGTGTTTCCTGCCACCAAGTCCCCACGCTGATCTGGAGTCACCAAGCTGCCCGACAATCAGGCGTCCCCGTTCGTCTCAGCAACCTTGCCCATTGGGGACGATGGTCGACCGATGTGGTCAACTTCGTCAAACCGGCACAGAAAGCCGACGTGGATCACTCCGCGACCATGGCGTCCAACATCGACACGATGACGCAGCTCTTGTTGGCGATGCCCCGGGCATCTGCCCCCCCAGGCCAATCAGCCCTCGGTGAGAAAGACTGGCGAGCACGCTTTGCCCAAAAGTTACTCAAGGAACAATCGGAAGACGGATCGTGGCGAGCCTGCGGGCAACTCCCCGCCCAGCGGCGACCGACCGATGAGACCACCGCGACAACGACCGCTTGGACCGCTCTCGCCTTGATGCGTGAACCGGTCGAGTTTGATCCTGCCACGGCGGTTCATTTCATCGATTCCATCGAACAGCCGAAGTCAGCGGAGTACTTGGCCACTCGACTGTTGCTCGCTCATCAGATGGAACCTCATTTGACCGATCAGCCCCCGACTCAAACCGCGACGCAGCGATGGCAAGCGAAATTGCTGAAGCACCAAAACGACGATGGTGGCTGGGGCTGGAAGTTAAACGAGGGCAGTGATGCTCTGGGCACCGGATACGCCCTGCATGCCCTGGCAATCTCGGGCGCGGACTCAAACGCTCTGGAGCACGCCGCCAAGTACCTGGTCACGACACAGGAAGCCAACGGACGCTGGAAAGTGCCGGGCACCAAGGCTTCCGCGAAGGGTGCGACCACCCCAACGGCAGACGACTGGGGAAGTGCCTGGGCGGTGATCGCCTTGTCGACCGTCGTGAAACAGGACAAATGA
- a CDS encoding efflux RND transporter permease subunit, translated as MTSLSKMVPEGGPIAWMARNAIAANLLMLLLLGGGIWSAFAIQKEVFPQFQLDIVEVTVGYPGAAPEEVEQGILRPIEEAVRGVEGIRELTSEAREGRGEVLIELVAGENRMKVLQDVDQAVSRIRTFPDQIEQPEVRLQSRQQEVMQVAIYGPIDIWALRKLAEQLRDQLQSKEQITQVELRRVPAYVTHVEIPRQRLREYGLTLPDVAQVIRESSQDVAAGSVQTTAGEILLRVKARKQWAEEFAGIEIVSGRDGPMVTLGDIATIRDGFEDVGFHSQFSQTPSVELDIFRVGSQSPIDVAEAVHETMAEFESALPPGVKWRIDSNNAEEFRRRLMLVAENAAMAVVIVLVILSLFLEFRLAFWVMTGMAISFIGGVLLLPAAGVSINMISLFGFLVVLGIVVDDAVVVGENVYEKRQTLQDHEAAAVQGTQEVAGPVTFSILTNIVAFVPLLFIPGETGKFWGPLPVVVIIVLSLSLVESLFILPAHLAHARDADRKRNGIGGRLHHAQQRFSQAFNRLVEFFYRPILVVSLRHRYVTASLALALFVVIGGYATSAHMGLILMPEVSADEIEAGVRMPVGTTQAQAAKIADTVTQASIRMFDEHNLYEVAEGIKTNVRGQSFIDVEIVLKPPDQRDMTANQVIELWREHIGDLPGVNQVTFEAESGPGGHRRDISIDLSHSDIEVLEKAATAFVDRVQLYANAKDVSDNYNKGKTQYDFHLRPEGRSLGLTDEELGEQLRGAFFGSLALRLIRGTNETEVRVKLPEEQREDVHNLEDLIIRTPSGAEVPLLDVADVEETLAFRSINRRDGRRAINVSMDVEPKRAATQVIEALRASELPRLREDFPGITWSFEGSDAEMRQATASLWGSFGLALAVIYSLLAIAFRGYVQPLIVLVAIPFGVVGAIIGHIMLGYDLSLVSLMGVIALSGVVINDSLIMIDYANRHRKGQSAFDAISQAGLRRFRPIMLTTLTTFGGLMPLIFEDSLQAQYIIPMAISLGFGILFATGIILVLVPCLYLILEDIQEMFVSETE; from the coding sequence GTGACCTCGTTGTCGAAAATGGTTCCGGAGGGTGGCCCGATCGCCTGGATGGCTCGCAATGCGATTGCAGCCAACCTGCTGATGCTGCTGTTGCTCGGTGGTGGGATCTGGTCTGCCTTCGCGATCCAGAAGGAGGTCTTCCCGCAGTTCCAACTCGACATCGTCGAAGTGACCGTCGGCTACCCAGGGGCCGCTCCCGAGGAAGTCGAGCAGGGGATTCTGCGTCCAATCGAAGAAGCCGTTCGCGGCGTCGAAGGGATTCGTGAACTCACCAGCGAAGCTCGGGAGGGACGGGGGGAAGTCCTGATCGAATTGGTCGCCGGCGAGAACCGCATGAAGGTTCTGCAGGATGTCGACCAAGCGGTCAGTCGAATCCGCACCTTCCCGGATCAAATCGAACAACCCGAGGTCCGCCTGCAATCACGCCAACAAGAAGTGATGCAGGTGGCGATCTATGGCCCCATCGATATTTGGGCCCTTCGAAAGCTGGCCGAACAACTTCGCGATCAACTGCAATCCAAAGAACAAATCACGCAAGTCGAACTGCGCCGCGTTCCGGCGTATGTGACCCATGTCGAAATCCCGCGGCAACGCCTGCGCGAATACGGACTGACGCTGCCTGACGTGGCTCAGGTCATTCGCGAATCCAGCCAAGACGTGGCGGCGGGATCAGTGCAGACCACCGCGGGTGAAATCCTGCTCCGCGTCAAAGCTCGCAAGCAATGGGCGGAAGAGTTCGCTGGCATTGAAATCGTCTCCGGACGCGATGGCCCGATGGTGACTCTGGGCGACATTGCCACAATTCGCGACGGATTCGAAGACGTTGGATTCCACTCTCAGTTCAGCCAAACGCCGTCGGTTGAACTCGATATCTTTCGTGTCGGTTCGCAGTCTCCCATCGATGTGGCGGAAGCGGTCCACGAGACGATGGCAGAATTTGAATCCGCGCTTCCACCTGGTGTGAAGTGGCGAATCGACAGCAACAACGCCGAAGAGTTCCGTCGGCGATTGATGCTGGTCGCAGAGAACGCTGCGATGGCGGTTGTGATTGTGCTGGTGATTCTGTCGCTGTTCCTAGAATTCCGCTTGGCATTCTGGGTGATGACAGGCATGGCCATCTCATTCATCGGCGGCGTGCTGCTACTGCCGGCCGCCGGTGTCAGCATCAACATGATTTCGCTGTTCGGTTTCCTGGTCGTCTTGGGCATCGTCGTCGATGATGCCGTGGTGGTGGGAGAAAACGTTTACGAAAAACGACAGACACTCCAGGATCACGAGGCGGCCGCCGTTCAAGGCACCCAAGAGGTCGCCGGCCCGGTCACTTTCAGCATCCTGACGAACATCGTCGCATTTGTCCCGCTGCTATTCATCCCCGGCGAGACGGGCAAGTTCTGGGGCCCACTGCCGGTCGTCGTGATCATCGTGCTGTCGCTGTCGTTGGTTGAATCCCTGTTCATTCTTCCTGCTCACTTGGCCCACGCTCGCGACGCAGATCGCAAACGCAACGGAATTGGCGGCCGATTGCATCATGCCCAACAGCGATTCAGCCAAGCGTTCAACCGGTTGGTTGAATTCTTTTATCGTCCCATCCTGGTCGTCAGCCTTCGGCATCGATACGTCACCGCTTCGCTTGCCTTGGCATTGTTTGTGGTCATCGGTGGCTATGCGACCAGCGCACACATGGGGTTGATTCTGATGCCCGAGGTGTCGGCCGATGAAATCGAAGCCGGCGTGCGAATGCCGGTTGGCACGACTCAGGCCCAGGCCGCGAAAATCGCTGACACGGTGACCCAGGCCAGCATCCGAATGTTTGATGAACACAACCTGTATGAGGTCGCCGAAGGCATCAAAACCAATGTCCGCGGGCAAAGTTTCATCGACGTGGAAATCGTGTTGAAGCCACCAGACCAGCGTGACATGACCGCCAACCAAGTCATCGAACTGTGGCGAGAACACATCGGTGATTTGCCCGGTGTGAACCAAGTCACGTTCGAAGCGGAGAGTGGCCCAGGTGGTCACCGCCGTGACATCAGCATTGACCTCAGTCACAGCGACATCGAAGTGCTGGAAAAAGCGGCCACGGCGTTCGTCGATCGAGTCCAACTGTACGCCAACGCCAAGGATGTCAGCGACAACTACAACAAGGGCAAAACCCAATACGATTTCCACTTGCGCCCTGAGGGGCGTTCACTCGGTCTGACCGACGAAGAACTTGGCGAACAATTGCGAGGTGCCTTCTTCGGATCATTGGCACTGCGCCTGATCCGAGGGACCAACGAAACCGAAGTTCGCGTCAAACTTCCCGAAGAACAACGCGAGGACGTTCACAACCTTGAAGATCTGATCATCCGCACTCCAAGCGGCGCTGAAGTTCCCTTGCTCGATGTGGCTGATGTCGAAGAGACACTCGCCTTTCGATCCATCAATCGTCGCGATGGGCGACGCGCCATCAATGTCTCGATGGATGTCGAACCCAAGCGTGCTGCCACCCAAGTCATCGAAGCCCTGCGAGCCTCAGAACTCCCCCGGCTCCGTGAAGACTTCCCTGGCATCACGTGGAGCTTCGAAGGCAGCGACGCCGAAATGCGGCAAGCCACGGCGTCACTGTGGGGATCGTTCGGATTGGCTCTCGCCGTGATCTATTCGTTGCTTGCGATTGCTTTCCGAGGTTATGTGCAACCGCTCATCGTCTTGGTCGCGATCCCGTTTGGTGTGGTGGGGGCGATCATCGGTCACATCATGCTGGGATATGACTTGTCACTGGTCAGTTTGATGGGCGTGATTGCCCTGTCGGGTGTGGTGATCAATGACTCACTGATCATGATCGACTACGCCAATCGACACCGAAAAGGCCAGTCCGCCTTCGACGCGATCTCACAAGCCGGACTGCGTCGTTTCCGCCCAATCATGCTGACCACGTTGACGACCTTCGGCGGACTGATGCCGTTGATCTTCGAGGACTCCCTGCAGGCCCAGTACATCATTCCCATGGCAATCTCTCTGGGCTTCGGAATCCTCTTCGCCACCGGGATCATTCTCGTGCTGGTACCGTGCCTGTATTTGATCCTGGAAGACATCCAGGAGATGTTCGTGTCGGAAACGGAATGA